A stretch of DNA from Vallitalea longa:
ATATATTTGTTTATTACCATTGGTTGTTTATCAGAAAAAAATTTACAAGTAGTGAAGAATGATGAGTGAAATAAGATTATGTCAAAGTATATTTGATGAGAGGTGGTCATGTGGAAAAAACAGCATTAATTTTTCCAGGACAAGGGTGTCAGTATATTGGAATGGGGAAATCAATATTTGACGAGTATAATGTGGCGAGAGAGGTATTTGAAGAAGCAAATGAAGTTTTAGGATTTAATTTATCCAAATTATGTTTTGAAGGTGGGTTTTCAGAATTAAATAGGCTAAGAAATATGTTATTGTCAATATTTACAGTGAGTGTTGCTTTATACAAAGTGTTCGAAAAAGAAGTAGGCATTAATCCAGAATTTGTTGCTGGTCATAGTCTTGGTGAGTATACGGCACTTACTTGTTCAGGTGTTTTTACATTTTCTGATGCATTAAAAATAGTAGACAAACGGTCTATGATAGCAAAAAAATATAATAAACAAGGTCATATGACTATTGTGAATGATATCGGTTTGAAGGATTTAACGAATATATGTAAAGAATTTTCTAATCATCAAGAGTATGTTTCAATTGCGTGTTCAAATACTGCAAAACAGTATGTTATTTCGGGTCATGATAATAAATTGGATGAAGTTGGAGAGAAACTTATTAATATGGGGGCACAGATAACTCCGTTTATGATGAGTCCACCTTTTCATAGTAAAATAATGGCTTCTGCTAAGGCTGAATTATTGGAGGAAATTGAAAAGTATAGTATTCAAGATGCTAAATGGCCAATTATATCAAATGTTACAGCAACAGCCACATTGAACTCACAGCAGCTTATTCAAAATTTAGCAGACCAAATGTGTAGTGAAGTAAGATGGAATGAGTCAATGAGGTTCATTATCAACAGTGATATTCATAATATTATTGAGATTGGTCCACAAAAGATTCTTGGAAATTTAATTCATAATCCGAAAATCAATGTATTAGCCTATGGTAAAAAGAACGATAGAGATAATCTCAGTATAAGTGTAATAGCTAAAAGAAAAGAAAATTATAGGAAATTTATAAAAAAATGTGTAAAGTCTGTTGTATGTACACCTAATTACAACGTAAATTATGATGAATATAAATCAGGTGTGATTATACCATATGAAAGATTAGAGAAATTATTGCAATCAAATACAGACATTTATGAAGATGATGAAAAGACAGTTGCCGAGATAATGAATTTAGTAAAATTAATATTTATAACTAAAAAAGTGCCAATATTAGAACAAAAAACTAGATATAAAGAGATAATTAAAGATATGGAAAATTATGATAATGATTGGCTTGATGAAGTATTCCTTGCAGAAAATCCAGTGAGAGGTTGAGAAGTTATGATGAATCCGCCTAAAATTAATAAAACTAACGTAGAGGATATTTTGCCAATAACCCCAATGCAAAGAGGTATGTTATTTCACTTAATGATTAATCCAAGTAGTTTTCTGTACTTCGAGCAAATGTGTTATAGGTTAAGGGGTAAAATTCAAGTTGAAGTTTTTAGAGAAGCATGGAACCATGTTGCAAAATCGAATGAATTACTTAGGAGCCTTATAAGATATAAGGGGCTAAGCAAACCAATACTTATTGTACTAAAAAAATATGACATTCCTGTTGTTTTCCATAATCTTGCTGATATGGATGAAAAAGAAAGAGAACGTGAATTATCTAAGATAAAAAGTAATGATTATCTAAGTAGAGTAGATATTAATGTTCAACCCTTTAGAGTAACATTGTGTAAAATGTCAGAAGATGAATATGAGATGATTATTACAACACATCATATTATCTTTGATGGTTGGAGCAATATAATACTGCTTAAAGAATTTAAGGATTATTACAACACATTCTATTATAACAAAAAGGTGATTATACATCAGAAAACAAGATTCAAGGAGTATATAAAATACTTATGGAAGGCAGACAAAGATAAAGAAAAGAAATTTTGGAAACATTATTTAAGAGGTTACAGTATTAGAAACCTGAATATAAAAAATAATAATTATGGTTTGACTGATGAACGAGGGCATTTTGATTATGAAGTAGACGCAGAGTTAGCTACAAACATCAGAAAATTTGCTAGGATAAATAATATAAGTATAGCTGTATTACTATATAGTGTCTGGGCAATTGCTCAATGGGAGATAAACAAGAAAAGTGATATCATAATTGGAATTTCAGTTTCTGGACGTAATGTAAAACTAAAAGGAATTGAAAATATGGTAGGTCTGTTCATCAATACTATACCATTTAGACTTAAATTTGAACTTGATGAAGAACTGAAAGGATACTTAAAAAGAATGAATAAGGCCATTATTGAGATTGATGAATTTCAAACGACCGATCTGGCAGATATCAAAAAATATGGGGGATACAAACCTAATACATCTTTATTCAATACAATTTTTGTTATTCAAAACTACCCTTTTAAAAATCTTAATTACGAGACTGGAAATGATATTGTTGACATAAGCCTTACAACAAAAGAATATGAGACCAATATAGATTTAAGTATTGGAGTCAGGGTGTTTAGTGAGGATATAAAATTTGAGTTGAATTATAACAAAAAAGTGTTTGAAGAACAATTAATCAATAATTTATTTGATGATTATATAAGTAAGCTAGAAGATATTGTATCTCAAGATGGTTATGAAAATACAAAGATTAAAAATATAACTTGTAATTGTGTTAATGCAGATAAAAAGTCAAATAAAATAGATAGCATAGAGAGCGCTAGGAAGGTTGATTTTGATGAAATATTTTAGTATTCCAGCGGATTTTAAAAAAAGTACAATTGATAGACTTTATGAATTGAATAATACATATGAAGATATAAAGATAATTGAAACATATGGACAGGTGACAGTTGGCAAGATATTAAATTCAGGAAGGATCATGGATGTTCTGCCACAAATCAATATGGCAGAACTGAAAAAGTATATTGAGTATTGCAGAAAAAAGAATATAGAGTTTAGTTATACACTTAATCCAGCATGTTTTGGGAATTATGAATTTAGTGAAGAAGGTATTAAATCCATTTTGGATTTACTGAATCAGTTAGCCACTATTGGAATAACTAATATTACGGTTTCTTCGCCTTCATTAGTAGAAATAGTTAGAGAATCTGGATTTGATTTTGAAATTAAAGCTTCTGCCATATGTGAAATAGTATCACCTAATAAAGCGAATTTCTATAAAAAAATTGGAGCAGAGAGGATTGTAGTTGATCCTGATATAACTAGAGATTTTGAAAAATTAAAGCATATATGCGAAGTTTATGGAGATAAGGTTGAGATAATTATTAATAATGTATGCATGCATAATTGCCCATATAAAATGTTTCATTATAATCATGAAGCTCATTGTACTAATGATCAAGATATAAAAGACTTTTTCTTCAATAGATGTTCAATGCAAAAAGCTAGTGATACAGCGAATCTATTAAAACTTAATTGGATCAGGCCAGAAGATATAAAATTGTATGAAGAGGTAGGTATCAGATATTTTAAAATACAAGGAAGACAAAATGTGTTAACTGGGGATATAGTAAAAACGTTAGAATATTATTTCAACGAGTCATATGATGGTAATTTATTTGATCTCATTACAATATTCTCTCCATATAATTCTTATCAGACATATATAGATAACAAAAAACTTGATGGATTTGTGGAGAGATTTTTTAGAGAACCCGGATTTTGTAAAGAAGTTTGCTCTAAATGTGGATACTGTAATAGGTATGCAAAAATGGCAATTGATGTTGAAGAAAGTCGTGAATTGAATAGAAAGTGCTTGGAATTCTATTCTGAATATGACAAGTTTTCAAAGGTATTAAAGCAGAATACTTTCAAACATGAACAGCAAACTCTAAGTAATGAGTTAGAATTTGATTTCGATTAGTTAGAAGGAGGGATAATATGAAATATTATGTTGTACCAGCGGATTTTAAAACAGAAACTATAGATAAGTATTACAAATTAAACAATACATATAGTGATAGCAAAGTAATTGAAACCTATGGACAATTAACGATTGGAAATAGTTTGGGATCTGGAAGAGCTGGAGATCTTATTCCTAAAATTGATATTCATGGTTTAAAGAATTACATAAGTTATTCTAGGGATAAAGGAATCGGTTTTAGTTATACTCTTAATGCTACTTGTTTAGGTAATCGTGAATTTGAAGAGGAGGGTATAGAAGAAATATTAGGGTTTCTCAAGAAATTATATGAGATTGGAGTAAGAAGTCTGATAATAGCAATGCCTACGTTATTTGAGATTGTGAAAATGTCAGGATATGACTTTGAAATAAAAGCTTCAACTCTATGTCAGATTACAAACGTTAATAAAGCTGTCAGCTTCAAGAAGCTTGGTGTTTCAAAAATTGTACTTGAAGAGTCAATTAATAGAGACTTTAAGACAATAAAAGACATTGTTGGAGCTTTTGGTGATGGTGTTGAAATTATTGTTAATGTAATCTGTCATAAGAATTGTACTTATAGAATGTTTCACCAGAATCAAGTATCTCATGATAAAGAGGTAAATACCAAAAGTTCAACATACTATTCCCATCGATGTATGATGAAAAGAGCTGAAGAACCAAGTAACTTACTTAAGATGAATTGGGTTAGACCAGAAGATATTAAGTATTATCATGAAATGGGTATTCAATATTATAAATTACAGGGAAGACAAGCGGTATTACATGGGGATATGGTTAAAACAGTAGAAAGCTACTTTAAAGAATCTTTTGATGGTAACTTAATGGACCTTTTGGATGGATTCCATTCTACAAACGCATTTAAAGTGTATATAGATAATAAAAAACTGGATTCATTTCTTAAGCCATTCAGAACTAATGATAATTTCTGTAAAAATAATTGTGATGCATGTAATTATTGCAATAAGTTTGTTGGAAAAGTTGTTGATCTGGAGCAAACAAAGGAAGTGTTCGATGCAGCCACTAAGTTCTACCAGCAATGTGATCATTTCAACAACAGTGTTAAGAAGATAGTTAATGATGGATTGCATGGAAAGACAGATGAAAGAAGTACTGGTATTGCAGGTTCCGTAGAATTTGATTTTGAGTAAAAAAATATTATAGATTATTGTAAGGGGGATAACTATGAACACAGATATAAAAAACTATTGGTTTAATAAATTACCCATGGAAATGGAAGAGCTAAATATATATACTGACCACTACAGAACTAATGAAATTGATTCTGAGGTTCTAGAGTATGAATTTGATGATTTTGTTAGTAATAAATTGAAAAAGATCAGTAAAAATAATGATTTGTTGTTATACATAATCACGTTGGCATCTTTTAAGGTAATGATTTATAAATTATATGGATCAAGATATATTCCAGTAATATCACCATTATATCAATTTATGGAAGAAGAGAGACTAACAGATTTTGTTGTCCTTTATGATGAAATTAGTGAAGATATGACATTCAAACAGGTACTAAACCTAGTAAGGGACACTGTTTTAGATGGATATAAAAATCAGAATTGTGATGTTATTGAGTTATTTAGAGATAGCGGTATACACGTTGATGTGAATAATATTCATAAGATTATTTTTTCATTAGCAAATATTCATGAGCTATCAGGTCTTAATGAGATTATGGATTCACCTCATAATGACATGAGTGTTCAGGTTAGTGATGATGCCAGTTCTATAGTATGTAAAATCAGATATAATCGTAAATTGTTTAATGAAACAACCATTCAAGGAATATTATCTTGTTATGGCTATATACTCTATCAGGTATTGACAGATGTAAATGTTACTATTTCTAATCTGGAATTAACTAATCTAGATGATACTGATACTAATGTCTCAATAGCATATGGAGTGGAGAAATTAGAAGTTTATACTGAACAAAGTATAATTAAGCAATTTGAGGAACGTGTCGAAAAGACACCTAACAAAGTTGCAATATCAGATATTAGAGATATTCATGGTACAAGCAATAGTACGTTTACTTATACCCAACTAAATAACTATTCTAATAGGATTGGGAAAATATTGATTGAAAATGGGATTAAAAAAAATGATCCAGTTGCAATATTATTAGATAATACTGGTGAAATGGCAATTAGTATCCTTGGTGTATTGAAAGCCGGAGGATGTTATGTACCTATTGATATTGAGACTAGTGAAGAAAGAATTAAGTATATTCTATCTGATTGCCAATGCAAAGTGCTTATAACAGGAAATGAAAAAAGCATTGATCAATACAGTGTTCAAAAAGTGATTAATATTAATCAATTGTTTGAACAAGAAATTGAGAGTTCAAATATTGAAGTTTACCCTAGTGGAGATGATATTGCTTATATCATTTATACATCAGGCACAACAGGCAATCCAAAAGGCGTGAAAATACGTCATGATGGGCTTACTAATTTTATAGATTGGAGATTAAATAACTATAATTATGTGGAAAATGATATCACTCTACAGATGATATCTGTAGCTTTTGATGGTTTCGGTGCTAATTTCTATCCAAGTCTATTATGTGGTGGACAACTTGTTATGATAGGGCAATATGTTTGGAGAAAATATGATCATATAGCTAGGGTAATAGAAAAATACAAAGTCACTAATATGTCTATAACTCCTTTAATGTATACTAAGATGTTGCAAACAGAGAATATCGAGTTGGGTTCTTTGAGATTTGTAGTTTTGGCAGGAGAAAGAGCGGAGGCGTTATTGCTAAAAACAAGTAAAGACCAATATCCAAATCTAGTATTGGTAAACGAATATGGACCTACTGAGAATACAATAACGACAAGTCGCTTTAACAATATGAGTGAGGATGAGCTGACTAATATAGGTAGTCCAATACAGAATAATATAGTATATATTGTTAACAAAGAAAACAAATTATTACCAAAAGAGGTTTTAGGTGAATTATGTATATCAGGTGTTGGAATTACTGACGGATATGTAAATGACCAAGATCTTACGAACAAGAAAGTAGTGAGAAATCCTTGGTTAGAAGGAAAGAAAATTTATAAAACAGGGGATCTCGCCAAAATCACTATTGATGGACATATTGAATTATCAGGAAGAATAGATAATCAGGTGAAAATCAGAGGATTCAGAGTCGAGGTTGAAGAAATTGAAACACAAATAAATAATTTCTTAGGTGGTCATTATGCAATAGTAGTTGCAAGAGACTCTGGACGTGGTGAAAAAAAATTGTATGCGTATATCTTGGCACAAGTAGAAGGGGAAATCAATAGAATAAGGATGCATTTAGCTAAAGTGGTACCCTATTATATGATTCCAACAAGATTTGTTATTATTGATGAATTACCTCAATCAATCAACGGCAAGATTGACAGGAAGCATCTGGCTACCATGAATGTA
This window harbors:
- a CDS encoding ACP S-malonyltransferase, encoding MEKTALIFPGQGCQYIGMGKSIFDEYNVAREVFEEANEVLGFNLSKLCFEGGFSELNRLRNMLLSIFTVSVALYKVFEKEVGINPEFVAGHSLGEYTALTCSGVFTFSDALKIVDKRSMIAKKYNKQGHMTIVNDIGLKDLTNICKEFSNHQEYVSIACSNTAKQYVISGHDNKLDEVGEKLINMGAQITPFMMSPPFHSKIMASAKAELLEEIEKYSIQDAKWPIISNVTATATLNSQQLIQNLADQMCSEVRWNESMRFIINSDIHNIIEIGPQKILGNLIHNPKINVLAYGKKNDRDNLSISVIAKRKENYRKFIKKCVKSVVCTPNYNVNYDEYKSGVIIPYERLEKLLQSNTDIYEDDEKTVAEIMNLVKLIFITKKVPILEQKTRYKEIIKDMENYDNDWLDEVFLAENPVRG
- a CDS encoding condensation domain-containing protein, translating into MMNPPKINKTNVEDILPITPMQRGMLFHLMINPSSFLYFEQMCYRLRGKIQVEVFREAWNHVAKSNELLRSLIRYKGLSKPILIVLKKYDIPVVFHNLADMDEKERERELSKIKSNDYLSRVDINVQPFRVTLCKMSEDEYEMIITTHHIIFDGWSNIILLKEFKDYYNTFYYNKKVIIHQKTRFKEYIKYLWKADKDKEKKFWKHYLRGYSIRNLNIKNNNYGLTDERGHFDYEVDAELATNIRKFARINNISIAVLLYSVWAIAQWEINKKSDIIIGISVSGRNVKLKGIENMVGLFINTIPFRLKFELDEELKGYLKRMNKAIIEIDEFQTTDLADIKKYGGYKPNTSLFNTIFVIQNYPFKNLNYETGNDIVDISLTTKEYETNIDLSIGVRVFSEDIKFELNYNKKVFEEQLINNLFDDYISKLEDIVSQDGYENTKIKNITCNCVNADKKSNKIDSIESARKVDFDEIF
- a CDS encoding U32 family peptidase, which encodes MKYFSIPADFKKSTIDRLYELNNTYEDIKIIETYGQVTVGKILNSGRIMDVLPQINMAELKKYIEYCRKKNIEFSYTLNPACFGNYEFSEEGIKSILDLLNQLATIGITNITVSSPSLVEIVRESGFDFEIKASAICEIVSPNKANFYKKIGAERIVVDPDITRDFEKLKHICEVYGDKVEIIINNVCMHNCPYKMFHYNHEAHCTNDQDIKDFFFNRCSMQKASDTANLLKLNWIRPEDIKLYEEVGIRYFKIQGRQNVLTGDIVKTLEYYFNESYDGNLFDLITIFSPYNSYQTYIDNKKLDGFVERFFREPGFCKEVCSKCGYCNRYAKMAIDVEESRELNRKCLEFYSEYDKFSKVLKQNTFKHEQQTLSNELEFDFD
- a CDS encoding U32 family peptidase — encoded protein: MKYYVVPADFKTETIDKYYKLNNTYSDSKVIETYGQLTIGNSLGSGRAGDLIPKIDIHGLKNYISYSRDKGIGFSYTLNATCLGNREFEEEGIEEILGFLKKLYEIGVRSLIIAMPTLFEIVKMSGYDFEIKASTLCQITNVNKAVSFKKLGVSKIVLEESINRDFKTIKDIVGAFGDGVEIIVNVICHKNCTYRMFHQNQVSHDKEVNTKSSTYYSHRCMMKRAEEPSNLLKMNWVRPEDIKYYHEMGIQYYKLQGRQAVLHGDMVKTVESYFKESFDGNLMDLLDGFHSTNAFKVYIDNKKLDSFLKPFRTNDNFCKNNCDACNYCNKFVGKVVDLEQTKEVFDAATKFYQQCDHFNNSVKKIVNDGLHGKTDERSTGIAGSVEFDFE
- a CDS encoding non-ribosomal peptide synthetase, which produces MNTDIKNYWFNKLPMEMEELNIYTDHYRTNEIDSEVLEYEFDDFVSNKLKKISKNNDLLLYIITLASFKVMIYKLYGSRYIPVISPLYQFMEEERLTDFVVLYDEISEDMTFKQVLNLVRDTVLDGYKNQNCDVIELFRDSGIHVDVNNIHKIIFSLANIHELSGLNEIMDSPHNDMSVQVSDDASSIVCKIRYNRKLFNETTIQGILSCYGYILYQVLTDVNVTISNLELTNLDDTDTNVSIAYGVEKLEVYTEQSIIKQFEERVEKTPNKVAISDIRDIHGTSNSTFTYTQLNNYSNRIGKILIENGIKKNDPVAILLDNTGEMAISILGVLKAGGCYVPIDIETSEERIKYILSDCQCKVLITGNEKSIDQYSVQKVININQLFEQEIESSNIEVYPSGDDIAYIIYTSGTTGNPKGVKIRHDGLTNFIDWRLNNYNYVENDITLQMISVAFDGFGANFYPSLLCGGQLVMIGQYVWRKYDHIARVIEKYKVTNMSITPLMYTKMLQTENIELGSLRFVVLAGERAEALLLKTSKDQYPNLVLVNEYGPTENTITTSRFNNMSEDELTNIGSPIQNNIVYIVNKENKLLPKEVLGELCISGVGITDGYVNDQDLTNKKVVRNPWLEGKKIYKTGDLAKITIDGHIELSGRIDNQVKIRGFRVEVEEIETQINNFLGGHYAIVVARDSGRGEKKLYAYILAQVEGEINRIRMHLAKVVPYYMIPTRFVIIDELPQSINGKIDRKHLATMNVIEEVDIEFVGPNTDTEKRLSEIWCSVLDIDKVGINESFFDVGGTSLLLMDVFSRVEIIFGHIVTMPDLFTYPTIYELANYIDSKMSQSSEQIKLRYNKLENSLQGSGNADKVSLSFDISGEVFNDTHVLCQRYNLNIEELMLQLFTYTIALTFDMNEIGIYSKFSSDARLDAHLVDIGVIDDITELVDHLTHRFINNNKHDVYDIVDINNIRATSDEGILILAYLKDQIDEYDELLDKFDLRLGLQVFDNALSFTCYFDTWKIGDTVAEELANRFAKLINIVVTRSCA